The following coding sequences lie in one Miscanthus floridulus cultivar M001 chromosome 9, ASM1932011v1, whole genome shotgun sequence genomic window:
- the LOC136479142 gene encoding protein FAR1-RELATED SEQUENCE 5-like translates to MAYGQACSILKYFRDKIAENPSFQYALQMDCEEQIANIFWADAKMIMDYAHFGDVVSFDTTFGTNKENRPFGVFVGFNHFRETVVFGAALMYDETFESFKWLFETFLKAHNGQQPKTCYTDQDATMRRVVAEVFAEAWHGLCTFHIMQNAIKHLHEDKDEEKKKGKKKQKKKTEKEMEKNESISILSYFSACMFEYEDMTEFEQKFDLMRQKVSKQTWLDSIYKLKEKWAECYMKDVFTLGMRSTQLSESLNNDLKIHFKSDFDIIRFFKHFERVVQGKRNNELNSEFDSRKKLPKLGMRRPPPILLQASKLYTPIIFEAFQGEYERSLAACTKALDENNAYLVGHCIYEEEYKVVGDPLKQTVLCSCKQFDRIGILRGHALKVLDLMNIKSLPPQYVLKRWTREARAGNVQDNQGRNIIENLNIDAVLRFRYMSRKFLNLAHQAANFPECTALVDSTLDILGKQIGEKINASTSTFEDLCVDSTNASPPNDLLINASLKKKDVQTKSSKRKRTWLDKKHKARKKRQNKATSQFGEETKNDVAHAQEVVHKPKHKVEHEHKLASLKC, encoded by the exons ATGGCATATGGACAAGCATGTAGTATACTTAAGTATTTTCGAGATAAAATTGCTGAGAATCCATCGTTCCAGTATGCATTGCAAATGGACTGTGAAGAACAAATAGCCAACATATTCTGGGCTGATGCTAAAATGATAATGGATTATGCACATTTTGGTGATGTTGTTAGTTTTGACACTACTTTTGGAACAAATAAGGAGAATAGACCTTTTGGTGTATTTGTTGGATTCAATCACTTTAGAGAAACTGTAGTTTTTGGTGCTGCTCTCATGTATGATGAGACATTTGAATCCTTCAAGTGGCTTTTTGAGACCTTTCTAAAAGCTCATAATGGACAACAACCAAAAACTTGCTACACAGATCAGGATGCAACAATGAGAAGGGTAGTTGCAGAAGTGTTCGCTGAAGCATGGCATGGATTATGCACCTTCCACATCATGCAAAATGCTATCAAACATCTACATGAAGATAAGGATGAAGAGaagaaaaaggggaagaaaaaacaaaagaagaaaacagagaagGAAATGGAGAAAAATGAAAGCATAAGTATTCTATCATATTTTAGTGCCTGCATGTTTGAGTATGAAGACATGACAGAATTTGAACAAAAATTTGACCTCATGAGGCAAAAGGTGAGCAAGCAAACTTGGTTGGATAGTATATACAAGTTGAAAGAAAAATGGGCTGAATGTTACATGAAGGATGTCTTCACGTTAGGAATGAGAAGTACACAATTGAGTGAGAGTTTGAACAATGacttgaaaatccatttcaaatctGATTTTGATATCATCCGGTTCTTTAAGCATTTTGAAAGGGTGGTGCAAGGAAAAAGGAACAATGAACTAAATTCAGAATTTGATTCAAGGAAAAAGTTGCCTAAACTAGGTATGAGGAGACCACCGCCTATATTGTTGCAAGCTAGCAAGTTGTATACACCTATTATATTTGAAGCTTTTCAAGGTGAATATGAAAGATCCTTGGCAGCTTGCACCAAGGCATTGGATGAAAATAATGCATATCTAGTAGGACATTGTATATACGAGGAGGAGTATAAAGTTGTCGGTGATCCTTTGAAGCAAACGGTTTTATGCAGCTGCAAGCAATTTGATAGAATCGGAATATTACGTGGTCATGCACTTAAGGTTCTTGATTTGATGAATATCAAGTCACTACCACCACAATATGTGTTAAAGCGTTGGACACGGGAAGCGCGGGCTGGAAATGTACAGGACAACCAAGGGAGAAACATAATAGAAAATCTAAATATAGATGCTGTACTTCGCTTCAGATATATGTCCCGTAAATTTCTTAATTTGGCACATCAAGCAGCCAACTTTCCTGAATGTACCGCGCTAGTGGACAGCACACTTGATATCCTTGGTAAGCAAATTGGAGAAAAAATCAATGCAAGTACAAGCACTTTTGAGGATCTGTGTGTAGATTCCACAAATGCTAGTCCACCAAATGATTTGTTGATCAATGCTAGTCTAAAGAAAAAAGATGTCCAAACAAAAAGTTCAAAACGAAAGAGAACTTGGCTTGACAAGAAGCACAAGGCTAGAAAAAAGAGACAAAACAAAGCTACATCACAGTTTGGAGAAGAGACTAAGAATGATGTTGCACATGCACAAGAG GTGGTGCACAAGCCCAAGCACAAGGTGGAACACGAGCACAAGTTAGCTTCACTCAAATGTTGA